The following are encoded in a window of Streptomyces sp. Go-475 genomic DNA:
- a CDS encoding glycoside hydrolase family 32 protein, translating into MGGITRRALFAGSAVGAAGTLLPAAGPAAAKPRTKQASYRAAYHFTVPEQWKNDPQRPVWIDGAYHYYYLHNADYLTGEVGTAWRLATSRDLVSFTDQGIAVPKDTTPNGDVWSGSAVVDSGNTAGFGAGAVVVLATMSPHDGPADQAQYLYYSTDGGRTFTPHGTDPVLPNPGVRDFRDPKVIRDEERGRWVMTLAENDKVGFYHSADLKSWRYVSGFVRGGIGVLECPDLFRIRAADGTAKWVLGVSANGKGAGLPNTYAYWTGSFDGSAFTADAADPQWLDHGWDWYGAVTFDKRDAGGTLDERTRYAIGWLNNWDYAHITPTIDSDGFNGTDSIVREVTLERGGDGTYHLASRPVAALDRYVSRTVRLGDLAVEGTRLLDHRGTAYELTCEITWDQAAGAGLQLRRSPDGVRHIDAGVHRDYAFLNRRPSVSPDLSGRWQESRSPFDASARRVRLRILVDRTSVEMFVDDGRYTHSSAVFPYLVDTGLALFTIDGKAVFRDVVIREFEV; encoded by the coding sequence ATGGGCGGGATCACCAGGAGAGCGCTGTTCGCCGGGTCGGCCGTGGGAGCCGCCGGGACCCTGCTGCCCGCGGCGGGCCCGGCAGCGGCCAAGCCCCGGACGAAGCAGGCGAGTTACCGGGCCGCATACCACTTCACCGTCCCCGAGCAGTGGAAGAACGACCCGCAGCGCCCGGTCTGGATCGACGGCGCGTACCACTACTACTACCTCCACAACGCCGACTACCTCACCGGCGAGGTCGGCACCGCCTGGCGCCTGGCCACCAGCCGTGACCTGGTCTCCTTCACCGACCAGGGGATCGCCGTGCCGAAGGACACCACCCCCAACGGCGACGTCTGGTCGGGCTCGGCGGTGGTCGACAGCGGGAACACGGCGGGCTTCGGCGCGGGCGCGGTCGTCGTCCTGGCCACCATGTCCCCGCACGACGGCCCGGCCGACCAGGCCCAGTACCTGTACTACTCCACCGACGGCGGCCGCACGTTCACCCCGCACGGCACCGACCCGGTGCTGCCCAACCCCGGCGTGCGCGACTTCCGCGACCCGAAGGTGATCCGCGACGAGGAACGCGGCCGGTGGGTGATGACCCTCGCCGAGAACGACAAGGTCGGCTTCTACCACTCCGCCGACCTCAAGTCCTGGAGGTACGTGAGCGGCTTCGTGCGCGGCGGCATCGGGGTGCTGGAGTGCCCCGACCTGTTCCGGATCCGCGCCGCGGACGGCACGGCGAAGTGGGTGCTGGGCGTGAGCGCCAACGGCAAGGGAGCCGGGCTGCCGAACACGTACGCCTACTGGACGGGCTCCTTCGACGGCAGCGCCTTCACCGCCGACGCGGCCGATCCGCAGTGGCTCGACCACGGCTGGGACTGGTACGGGGCCGTCACCTTCGACAAGCGGGACGCCGGCGGCACGCTCGACGAGCGCACCCGCTACGCGATCGGCTGGCTGAACAACTGGGACTACGCCCACATCACGCCGACGATCGACAGCGACGGCTTCAACGGCACCGACTCGATCGTCCGCGAGGTGACGTTGGAGCGCGGGGGCGACGGCACGTACCACCTGGCGTCCAGGCCGGTCGCCGCGCTCGACCGCTACGTCTCGCGCACCGTACGGCTCGGCGACCTGGCGGTGGAGGGCACCCGCCTCCTCGACCACCGCGGCACCGCGTACGAGCTGACCTGCGAGATCACCTGGGACCAGGCGGCGGGCGCGGGCCTGCAGCTGCGGCGTTCCCCGGACGGCGTCCGGCACATCGACGCCGGCGTCCACCGCGACTACGCCTTCCTCAACCGACGCCCCAGCGTGTCCCCGGACCTGTCGGGCAGGTGGCAGGAGAGCCGCAGCCCGTTCGACGCGTCCGCGCGCAGGGTGCGCCTGCGGATCCTGGTCGACCGCACCTCCGTGGAGATGTTCGTGGACGACGGCCGGTACACCCACTCGTCGGCGGTGTTCCCCTACCTGGTCGACACCGGGCTCGCGCTGTTCACCATCGACGGCAAGGCGGTCTTCCGCGACGTCGTGATCCGCGAGTTCGAGGTGTGA